The genomic interval ttcagcacattctgacggatccacctgtgctgaagcagggacatacccaatacctgacctgttggtggccctcgaggactggagttggccactcctgcgtTATGCATTGATAGCTGGTGATGCCCTATCATTAATATATTACGTCTCCTATCCCATGCTAGCTGGGCAAATCAGTTTCCAAGTGGCAACCCTACTtggagtgtatatacagtgtagtAGTCAAGAACAAATACCCATAACCTGCCACAGTGGAGAGAAAAAGGAAAAGAGATCCTTCATTAATGCCCTAACGCCGGTCACCCTGGGCGTCTCGCTTCCTTCCCAGGTGGGATCATTTTAATATGACCCCGTAAACTGATATAAATCATGACTCCCTCCATAGGGACTCTAGTATAGGATCCTATTTCATCTACTTTGATCCTATACCCAGAATGCTTCTATTATTTCATGATGGCTATTTTGAATTGCAACTAGACTCCAGGAATCCCAAAAGAAATGAACAATGCTTAGAAACCCTAAGCATTGTCCATATTGAAAAGTAGAACTGAACTGGTTCATGTATTTTAAGGGCAGACATCACCCTTTTTGACCGCGGAATATggggggaaataaatatatacgtgCAGTAAGAGCTACACAATTTGCAGTCTACAATGCAACAATGGAGATGTTCTTGGCACGAGTGCAGCCATCTCAGAATCTGTGATGTCATGTTAGCAAAACTTAAGTAGATTGGAGCTCAGGGGTAATCCTTTATGGCCTCTGCTTCTCTCCTTGAGCAGCATAAAACTGCCTCTTCTCCATATTTACTTTTTTGCTTGGTTCTTCACAAGGCAGTAACAAGAACAAGGGAGAGCTTTGTGCTGTTCCAGGGGAAGCAGAAGCAATACCTGTCAGCTCCCTTTTTGGTCAACAAAATGATGTGATAATGATCCAGACCTGGGTTTGTTTTCTCCTTTGCTAACCAGTTAACAACTCTGGTCTTATAGCGTAAGAGCAGAAGAAAAACTGGACTGGATCATATCAAACAGCTGACCTGGAGTGGGTTGGCATACAGGAATCAGTAACAGATCTCAAAGCTTTCCCACTGGCGCCAACCCAGCTTTGTGCCATCATTGGACTGGAGTCCAGCGCCCCCAAAATACACTGGGATTACAGCTGGAATAAAAGGTTGGCGATACCGCTTTTGCAGCGTCATATAGATGACATCAcaaaaccaagatggctgccccTGGTTGCGGTGAAGGGTGTAGCCTGCCCTTAAGTCACTCTACCTTATAAGCCCCATGGACTTTCCCGGCTGAACTGGCTGGTGTCTAGCTACCCAGTATTTACCTTTTGGCATCCAGAGAAACTATGTAGCGACTTACTCGGCCACATAGGGTAACCGTTTAAGCAAGACCCCCAAAGGCATCACCCTCGTTCCCATTATTCTGGGAAGAGGGATCCCAAAAAGTGCATACTCCCTTAATTTTAACCCTTCTGTAGACTCAATCCGTCAGGGCCTGCAATACATTGGCACTCAAGGAGTTAAAGCAggccccaccctcccacctatacCATTAACCCCGAAAATGAACATGATGCAGGGTATATTGATACAGAGTATTTATATGGCCTCCCCTCCCTACTTAGGGAAATCTGaatttaaccccttctctgcctgaGACAACTGCATTGGATATATCAAAggataacaaaatatatatagatttCGATGGGACCTATGTCTAACTTTGATAGCAGAATTGCAAGAAAGGAACGTGTTTGGGACCCACACAGTTTGTAGTTATACTCTGTCTTTATCTAACctgcagcatgttcatttttaACCCTTTCGCTGACGGAGGGTccctccggcagggaaagggttaagagTCAAGATGAGTGACATTGCAATGGTACTTAAAGAGCCCTACTTATAGTAACTGACAAGTTGCTATGTTAGGCCCGAGTATCACTGCTGAAATACCTTCTCGTTTTTGGTGGGTAACCCATACCCCCAGCATCCTTCTGAGTAACGATTCCCTTAGCCGTAACCAGAGCCGGTAGCCAAATCAATAAGGGTCTACAGCCTCCCAGGGAAACCAGTATAACCCGGCTAACGCTCGCCACCATCGTCTTCCATTAGTGGCAAATTTCCCTTCCAGTGGATCAATAAAGGGAACaaaaacaaccaaaaaaaaaaacaacccgaAAATGAAAAGCTCAACGGGTGAAGACGTTTGTACCGTTACCAGTATTCCTACCCCAGTCCTCCCCTCAGCTGCTATCCCCGTCCCCTGTGTAGGGGTTTTTAAGCAAGTAGCCAAAGCGTTTGGTGTTCTCCATGATAAATTTTGGGGCATACATGTGCTCATGGGAGTCTGCTGCAGGATACTCTTGCTTGGTTCCATCAAACCACCCCCCTGTTTTTATGAGCCACCTGATGTAGTTCAGGTCCCGCTTGTCTTCATAGTCCCCCCATCGGGGGAAGTCCCCATTCTGTGCAGAGACCAGTTTGAAGTGGATGCCTTCAGGCGGGAAGCACCACGAGCAGTGCCAGCCCGCGAAGTGCAGCGGGCTTCCCAAGGACCACTGCACCAAGATGTGTCCGGTTTTGTTCTCATACTGCCGGAAGTTGGGCATAGTGTAGTACTCCCGCCGGCGCAGACGGATGCCGTCCGTGGCGTAGACAGAGCGCAGCATTCCTACAGTGCAGCCAGAAACCACCTCCAAGGTCCCAGGCTGCTTCCAGAAGAAGCCATAGAGTGACTTACGCATGTGGAAGGCGAACGGCTCCGTCCACCCATCGTATAGCTTGAGGAAAAGCACCCCCTCCCGGCTAGGGAGCTCATCCGCATCATCGATTATGAACAGGTCATCGTCTCGCAGGTTGCGCAGCCGACCCACGCCATTGCGGGTGAGGAATGTCCGCAGGTAGTCATCAGCTATCCAACCATCTTGCTTCCCACCCTCGGGAAAGTGGTTTAAGAAGACATAGACCACCTTGGATTTTACGTGGTCAAAGGTGCCATTTAGAAGCATCTGGCGGAATATGAGGGGACGTGGCTCCCCGTAGGCTGTGAAGTTCGACTCACAAACTAGGAAGACGTCAACGGCCCCCGCCAACTCACGGAATCGCGCCTCCAGCAGGTCAAACTCATGGTTAATGTTGATGGCATTGATGACGCGCCGCGGCCTCAGTCGAGGTGTCAGCCTGTCCTTGGTGGGGAGGTTGGAGTGCTGGACCACCGTAGGCACACCGCAACTAGGCCCATGCCAgccaggcagacacacacactccacccactTCCTGCGCCGTTGCACCTGTGGCTGTTGTTGCCGGGCTGTGCCAGGGGCCGGTTTTCGTGGGTAGGAACGTTCTGGTTTCTCAGAGGGTGGACGGTCCAGAGATTTTGTGCCTGGCTTGAAGCACACGCCGCCCGATTTAGTGTGTACAAAATACTCGGTTCTGTCTTCCGGCAGCATAAATTCAGCCAAGTGCACATCGTCCGTGTTAAGGCGCTCACCCTGTCCCGAGGGAGGAGGTTTGGGCGGGTGGTGGTGGAGTTGAGGTGGCCGGTAGTAGCCCGGGGTGCGCAGGACCTGGGAGCCAACCTCAGCCCTGGTGATAAGCTGCGGAATCAAGGGCCGGGAGTCCCAGAAGAAACCGTAGATGAAGTTGGGGCTCAGGGACACCAGCTCTCGAGGGAGTGAGACATAGGACAGGGCCTTCAGAAAGTGGAGGACGGAGATCACGCATAGCCCAGCCATGCACAGCAGCAGAAACATCTTGTGCcacctcatcttcatcctgtcaatggagcacagagaaagagattACAATTcccagtatacacacacaaaacaggcaCCAACCCCCCATTAATACAGATGGTGTACTGAGAATGTTTGAAGAGGATAAGCCGGGTCAAATCCCACGGTCAAGATACTTATGACCTTGGACAACTCTCTAGATCTCCTTAACTTGGATCAGGGCTCTTCATCTTGTGGAGCTAAATCCAGCACAGTAAGGGACCCCGA from Ascaphus truei isolate aAscTru1 chromosome 17, aAscTru1.hap1, whole genome shotgun sequence carries:
- the MGAT3 gene encoding beta-1,4-mannosyl-glycoprotein 4-beta-N-acetylglucosaminyltransferase, which encodes MKMRWHKMFLLLCMAGLCVISVLHFLKALSYVSLPRELVSLSPNFIYGFFWDSRPLIPQLITRAEVGSQVLRTPGYYRPPQLHHHPPKPPPSGQGERLNTDDVHLAEFMLPEDRTEYFVHTKSGGVCFKPGTKSLDRPPSEKPERSYPRKPAPGTARQQQPQVQRRRKWVECVCLPGWHGPSCGVPTVVQHSNLPTKDRLTPRLRPRRVINAININHEFDLLEARFRELAGAVDVFLVCESNFTAYGEPRPLIFRQMLLNGTFDHVKSKVVYVFLNHFPEGGKQDGWIADDYLRTFLTRNGVGRLRNLRDDDLFIIDDADELPSREGVLFLKLYDGWTEPFAFHMRKSLYGFFWKQPGTLEVVSGCTVGMLRSVYATDGIRLRRREYYTMPNFRQYENKTGHILVQWSLGSPLHFAGWHCSWCFPPEGIHFKLVSAQNGDFPRWGDYEDKRDLNYIRWLIKTGGWFDGTKQEYPAADSHEHMYAPKFIMENTKRFGYLLKNPYTGDGDSS